The Fimbriimonas ginsengisoli Gsoil 348 genome window below encodes:
- a CDS encoding glycoside hydrolase family 9 protein, translating into MKYDWVFANHCGGAAGNAWAWLRSNGDATFRNPPGIGTGGYGDDNMKDERLWAAAELFRLSGGKEYNDYFLAHYGEWSPTIKGDAPQGWPVVGNMAMYTYALSGRKEADADAVSKIKADAVKAADEIAARTQTNGYRVPMLSKDYIWGSNSVVANYAMMALIANRFTPKAEYRNCAQDSLHYLLGRNTFNTSFVTWLGSKRYMHPHHRPSGADGIEQPWPGMLAGGPNANRKSPPAKQWEDREANFTVNEMAINWNAPLVFVLAESLP; encoded by the coding sequence ATGAAGTACGACTGGGTCTTCGCCAACCACTGTGGGGGCGCCGCAGGAAATGCGTGGGCGTGGCTCCGCTCGAACGGCGACGCCACCTTCCGAAACCCTCCCGGCATCGGGACCGGCGGCTACGGCGACGACAACATGAAAGACGAGCGTTTATGGGCCGCCGCCGAGCTGTTCCGTTTGAGCGGCGGCAAGGAGTACAACGACTACTTCTTGGCGCATTACGGCGAGTGGAGCCCAACCATCAAAGGAGACGCGCCTCAAGGCTGGCCCGTCGTGGGGAACATGGCGATGTACACCTACGCCCTGTCGGGACGTAAGGAGGCGGATGCGGACGCCGTTAGCAAGATCAAAGCGGACGCGGTGAAGGCGGCGGACGAAATCGCGGCTCGGACGCAAACGAACGGTTACCGCGTGCCGATGCTGTCGAAGGATTACATCTGGGGCAGTAACTCAGTGGTGGCCAACTACGCGATGATGGCGCTCATCGCCAACCGTTTCACCCCGAAGGCCGAGTATCGGAACTGCGCGCAGGACTCGCTGCATTACCTGCTCGGACGAAATACGTTTAACACCAGCTTCGTCACCTGGCTGGGAAGCAAAAGGTACATGCACCCGCACCACCGCCCCAGCGGCGCCGACGGTATCGAGCAACCGTGGCCCGGAATGCTCGCGGGCGGTCCGAACGCCAACCGGAAGAGCCCGCCCGCCAAGCAGTGGGAAGACCGCGAGGCGAACTTCACCGTTAACGAGATGGCAATCAACTGGAACGCCCCCCTCGTTTTCGTACTAGCCGAATCTCTCCCGTAG
- a CDS encoding WD40/YVTN/BNR-like repeat-containing protein: protein MASLLLAALLIGTSPAAPVDPGYYSALRWRMIGPFRGGRTVGATGVPGQPHTFYIGVNNGGVWKTDDAGRTWEPIFDKESSGSIGALAVAPTDPNVLYVGSGEGLQRPDLSVGNGMYRSGDAGKTWQHLGLRDGQQITGILVDPRDPNRLLVSVLGHPYGPNEERGVYRSTDGGQSWTKTLYKDTDTGAMTVVADPKNPDVVYADLFAQRLAPWENGMWRGTTSGLYKSTDNGIHWRPLTQGLPTNKEGLGRIGLAPAPSEPTRLYAIVDAPQLGGLYRSDDRGESWKRINPDRRIWGRGDDFAEVRVDPMNPDVVYVANTASYKSIDGGKTFIGWKGSPGGDDYHTIWINPENPKIMLLAADQGASVTLNGGDTWSSWYNQPTAQFYHVATDFRYPYWVYGGQQESGSAGVASRGNAGRITFHDWHPVGADEYAYIAPDPLNPGIIYGGKGTRYDESTGQTQEVGPEAVRSGKYRALRTSPLIFSTVDKHALYLATNVLFKTRDGGNSWKIVSPDLSRENPMLPTDALFGKPGRRGVIYAVSPSYQEADTIWAGTDDGLVWRTADGGAHWSNVTPPGLTPWSKIAQIDAGRHDRSTAYVSVNRIRLDDMRPHIYVTHDNGRTWSEGTSGIPADEPVNVVREDPVRRGLLYAGTERAVYVSIDDGVSWSPLRQNMPATSIRDLVVKDDDLVVGTHGRSFWILDDVTPLRQLDLRHLSGELTSRDTVLYVPQVATRVRWNMNSDTPLPPEEPGGENPPDGAIINFHLARDCDKTTLEIFDDKGRLVRRYASDDPAPPVDPRGLDIDPDWIRPFEPLPRTAGSHRFLWNMRYGPLPGGRYTMAAVLGDTPVEAPGPWARPGKYTVRLTANGQTQTVPLVLRIDPRVKTSRAGLERQFAIGYGSYDLARRLRAKGGDAANRLAGELLGLMRLADDADVAPTTQVEAAFADAKKRAEAILSQA, encoded by the coding sequence ATGGCATCTTTGCTCCTTGCCGCTTTGCTGATCGGGACCTCGCCGGCGGCGCCGGTTGACCCGGGGTATTACTCCGCGCTTCGATGGCGGATGATCGGGCCGTTTCGAGGTGGCCGCACGGTTGGTGCGACTGGTGTGCCAGGGCAGCCGCATACCTTCTACATCGGCGTCAACAACGGCGGCGTGTGGAAAACCGACGACGCGGGGCGGACGTGGGAGCCGATTTTCGACAAAGAATCGAGCGGCTCCATCGGCGCGCTCGCCGTGGCCCCGACGGACCCGAATGTCCTCTATGTCGGCAGCGGCGAAGGGTTGCAGCGACCCGACCTGTCGGTCGGGAACGGCATGTACCGGTCGGGCGACGCCGGTAAGACCTGGCAGCACCTTGGGCTGCGCGACGGCCAGCAGATCACTGGGATCCTCGTCGATCCGCGAGATCCAAACCGATTGCTTGTCTCCGTCCTCGGGCACCCGTACGGGCCAAACGAAGAGCGCGGCGTCTACCGCTCCACCGACGGCGGGCAAAGCTGGACGAAGACCCTATACAAGGACACCGACACAGGCGCGATGACCGTGGTCGCCGACCCGAAGAATCCGGATGTCGTCTACGCCGACCTCTTCGCGCAGCGGTTGGCTCCGTGGGAGAACGGCATGTGGCGAGGGACCACCAGCGGCCTCTACAAATCGACCGACAATGGGATCCATTGGCGGCCGCTCACCCAGGGACTCCCCACGAACAAAGAGGGTCTCGGCCGCATCGGCCTCGCCCCCGCTCCCAGTGAGCCGACCCGGCTTTACGCCATTGTCGACGCTCCCCAATTGGGTGGGCTCTACCGCTCGGACGACCGGGGCGAGAGTTGGAAGAGGATCAACCCGGACCGCCGCATCTGGGGCCGGGGAGACGACTTTGCCGAGGTGCGGGTGGACCCGATGAATCCGGACGTCGTTTACGTGGCGAACACCGCTTCGTACAAATCGATCGACGGCGGAAAGACGTTCATCGGCTGGAAAGGGTCGCCCGGGGGCGACGACTACCACACCATCTGGATCAACCCGGAAAACCCGAAGATCATGCTGCTAGCCGCCGACCAAGGGGCGAGCGTGACGCTCAACGGGGGCGACACCTGGAGCAGTTGGTACAACCAGCCGACCGCCCAGTTCTATCACGTCGCCACCGACTTCCGTTATCCGTACTGGGTGTACGGCGGCCAGCAGGAAAGCGGCTCCGCCGGCGTCGCCAGTCGGGGGAATGCCGGGCGCATCACTTTCCACGATTGGCACCCTGTCGGCGCCGACGAGTATGCCTACATCGCGCCCGATCCGCTGAACCCCGGAATCATCTACGGGGGCAAAGGGACCCGGTACGACGAAAGCACCGGGCAGACGCAGGAGGTTGGGCCGGAAGCGGTCCGCTCCGGCAAGTACCGCGCGTTGCGGACTTCCCCGCTCATCTTCTCGACGGTCGACAAACACGCGCTCTACCTGGCCACCAACGTTCTCTTTAAGACTCGCGACGGAGGGAATAGCTGGAAGATTGTTAGTCCTGACCTAAGTCGGGAAAACCCCATGCTCCCCACCGATGCCCTGTTCGGCAAGCCTGGCCGGCGGGGGGTTATCTACGCGGTTTCGCCTTCCTATCAAGAGGCGGACACGATTTGGGCGGGCACCGACGACGGCTTGGTATGGCGCACCGCCGATGGCGGCGCGCACTGGTCAAACGTGACGCCCCCGGGTCTGACGCCCTGGAGCAAAATCGCCCAGATCGACGCGGGGCGACACGACCGATCAACCGCGTACGTTTCGGTGAACCGCATCCGTCTCGACGACATGCGCCCGCATATCTACGTGACCCACGATAACGGGCGAACGTGGTCGGAAGGCACGAGCGGAATTCCGGCGGACGAGCCGGTGAACGTGGTGAGGGAGGATCCGGTTCGTCGCGGGCTCCTGTACGCGGGTACCGAGCGCGCGGTCTACGTCTCGATTGATGACGGCGTCTCGTGGTCGCCGCTACGCCAAAACATGCCGGCTACTTCGATCCGCGACCTGGTTGTGAAAGACGACGATCTGGTCGTCGGCACCCACGGTCGCTCGTTCTGGATCCTTGACGACGTCACGCCGCTACGCCAACTCGACCTCCGTCATCTCAGCGGCGAGCTAACGTCGCGAGACACCGTGCTATATGTCCCTCAAGTGGCCACCCGCGTGCGTTGGAATATGAACTCCGACACCCCGCTACCTCCCGAAGAGCCGGGGGGTGAGAACCCGCCGGACGGAGCGATCATCAACTTTCATCTCGCCCGAGATTGCGACAAGACGACACTGGAAATCTTCGATGACAAGGGAAGGCTGGTACGCCGCTACGCGAGCGACGACCCGGCGCCACCCGTCGATCCACGAGGACTCGATATCGATCCGGATTGGATCCGGCCATTCGAGCCGCTCCCGCGGACGGCAGGATCGCACCGGTTCCTTTGGAACATGCGATACGGTCCGCTTCCGGGGGGTCGTTACACTATGGCCGCCGTTCTGGGAGACACTCCGGTGGAGGCTCCCGGCCCCTGGGCCAGGCCGGGCAAATACACGGTGCGGCTCACCGCAAACGGCCAAACGCAAACCGTCCCGCTCGTTTTGCGAATAGACCCCCGAGTCAAGACTTCCCGTGCCGGTCTGGAACGCCAGTTCGCTATCGGCTACGGGTCTTACGATCTTGCCCGGCGTCTCCGCGCGAAGGGAGGGGACGCGGCGAACCGGCTGGCGGGCGAGCTGCTAGGGTTGATGCGCCTTGCCGACGACGCCGACGTCGCGCCAACGACTCAAGTCGAAGCGGCCTTTGCCGACGCGAAGAAGCGGGCGGAAGCGATCCTTTCCCAAGCTTAA
- a CDS encoding LacI family DNA-binding transcriptional regulator: protein MATLKDIAKRSGVSTATVSYVINNGPRDVLPETRARVLQAIQELNYHPNAFARGLKGKKGDVLGIVFPHEVAAPLENDYFSPVLAGLLDAATARRKISMLFTGMKWDEAERNVPVYSDGRCEGLVLIAPPRESRLVPLLLEKGTPIVVIGTRIPGATVTTVDSDNVEGARIGVQHLIDLGHRRIAMIKGPVNSSSGPERYAGYLQAHGDSGLEVDPELAVQGAYEDIVAYRASRDLLARPPKRRPTAIFCPQDSIAASAMRAAEDLGLRIPDDVSLVGFDDVARAKSLHPPLTTLRQQLREIGVCAATKLFEQIADPTHPPADVIFDVQFVRRASTAPPPKYG, encoded by the coding sequence ATGGCGACGCTGAAAGATATCGCGAAGCGGAGTGGAGTTTCCACTGCGACGGTCTCGTATGTGATCAACAACGGACCGCGCGATGTGTTGCCCGAGACCCGCGCACGGGTGCTGCAGGCGATTCAGGAGCTGAATTACCATCCCAACGCCTTCGCCCGCGGGCTGAAAGGGAAGAAGGGGGATGTCCTTGGAATCGTTTTTCCGCACGAAGTGGCCGCGCCGCTCGAGAACGATTACTTCTCACCGGTCTTGGCCGGCTTGCTCGACGCCGCGACGGCGCGTCGAAAGATTTCCATGCTTTTCACCGGCATGAAGTGGGACGAGGCCGAGCGAAACGTGCCGGTTTACTCGGATGGCCGGTGCGAAGGCTTGGTGCTGATCGCGCCACCTCGCGAAAGCCGGCTGGTTCCGCTGCTGCTCGAGAAGGGAACCCCGATCGTCGTGATCGGGACTCGAATACCGGGCGCGACCGTAACCACCGTCGACTCGGACAATGTCGAAGGCGCACGCATCGGCGTGCAGCACCTTATCGATCTGGGGCATCGCCGGATCGCGATGATCAAAGGACCGGTGAACTCCAGCAGTGGCCCGGAGCGGTATGCGGGATACCTTCAGGCTCACGGGGATAGCGGCTTGGAAGTCGACCCCGAATTGGCAGTGCAGGGGGCGTATGAAGATATCGTCGCGTATCGCGCCTCGCGCGACCTGCTGGCGAGGCCCCCGAAGCGACGCCCGACGGCGATCTTTTGTCCGCAAGACAGCATCGCGGCCTCGGCGATGCGGGCGGCCGAGGACCTTGGCTTGCGGATTCCGGATGACGTCTCCCTCGTCGGGTTCGACGACGTCGCGCGGGCGAAATCGCTGCATCCTCCGCTCACCACCCTTCGTCAGCAGTTGCGCGAGATCGGCGTCTGCGCAGCGACGAAGCTCTTCGAGCAGATCGCCGACCCGACCCACCCGCCTGCCGACGTTATTTTTGATGTCCAGTTTGTTCGCCGGGCTTCGACGGCGCCGCCCCCAAAGTACGGCTGA
- a CDS encoding glycoside hydrolase family 13 protein, whose amino-acid sequence MTPLLLLPVLAATLPDAKTFAARERDWWNGPIVYQIFVDRFAPPANLEAKRHLYAAPRSLRPWSEDPKPGTLNQEVGLWSHELAFWGGDLKSLRSKLDYVRALGPDVVYLNPIVEALTNHKYDALDYERVAPEYGTRQDVIDLAHELHAHGMKLMLDGVFNHMGRNAPRFQSALKDPKSPYRNWFFIGSKYPIGYRAWETVANLPELRIENPEVRKYLWEGPESVVQKYLKEGVDGWRLDTAFELGTKYLHELTTAAHRAKSDSVVIGEVWNYPEGWSPAMDGIMNFHAGRIASAFATGKLEGPVAGHMLERMIADSGIEPVLRSWLVLDNHDTDRLLNLLPDEKSRHIAQALQFTLPGAPVMYYGTELGMTGAGDPGSRGPMRWDLNVNSNPELQWNRRLVEMRKKVRSLRIGDFRRLESEHLLAFLRLTDRVGETAIVLANPTDAPVHEIVGIRDGRIMNGTRLTDRLSSAQTLTFAGMVEVTLPPKSIRVFTPVTTARGGYTPYKRIE is encoded by the coding sequence ATGACCCCCTTGTTGCTACTGCCCGTGCTTGCCGCCACCCTTCCCGATGCTAAAACGTTTGCCGCTCGCGAGCGAGACTGGTGGAACGGGCCTATCGTCTATCAAATCTTCGTAGACCGGTTCGCTCCGCCCGCCAACCTCGAGGCGAAGCGACACCTGTATGCGGCGCCTCGATCACTCCGGCCGTGGTCGGAAGATCCCAAGCCGGGGACACTTAACCAAGAGGTCGGCCTGTGGTCGCACGAGCTGGCGTTCTGGGGTGGGGACCTCAAGAGCCTCCGCTCGAAGCTCGACTACGTTCGAGCCCTTGGTCCCGACGTCGTTTACCTAAACCCGATCGTCGAGGCGTTGACGAACCACAAGTACGACGCGCTGGACTACGAGCGGGTCGCCCCCGAATACGGCACCCGCCAGGACGTGATCGACCTTGCCCACGAGCTTCATGCCCACGGAATGAAGCTGATGCTGGACGGGGTTTTCAATCACATGGGGCGGAACGCCCCTCGATTCCAGTCCGCCCTGAAGGATCCGAAGAGCCCTTACCGGAACTGGTTTTTCATCGGTTCGAAGTATCCGATAGGATATCGAGCGTGGGAGACCGTCGCCAACCTCCCGGAGCTGCGAATCGAAAATCCCGAGGTGCGAAAGTATCTCTGGGAAGGACCGGAATCGGTCGTTCAAAAATATTTGAAGGAAGGGGTGGACGGTTGGCGTCTCGATACCGCTTTCGAGCTTGGAACGAAATACCTTCACGAGCTCACGACAGCGGCTCATCGGGCGAAATCCGATTCCGTCGTTATCGGCGAGGTCTGGAACTATCCGGAAGGGTGGTCCCCGGCGATGGACGGCATCATGAACTTCCACGCGGGGAGGATCGCTTCCGCGTTTGCCACCGGCAAGCTGGAAGGTCCGGTGGCGGGGCACATGCTCGAGCGCATGATCGCCGACTCGGGGATCGAGCCGGTGCTCCGCTCTTGGTTGGTGCTCGATAACCACGACACTGACCGACTCCTCAACCTTTTGCCAGACGAGAAGAGCCGCCACATCGCTCAGGCACTGCAATTCACCCTCCCTGGCGCTCCCGTCATGTATTACGGAACGGAGCTCGGAATGACGGGCGCCGGCGACCCCGGCTCGCGCGGCCCGATGCGATGGGATCTCAACGTCAACTCAAATCCTGAGTTGCAATGGAATCGCCGCCTCGTCGAAATGCGTAAGAAGGTTCGATCCTTACGGATCGGCGATTTCCGGCGTTTGGAATCTGAGCACCTGCTGGCGTTCCTCCGGCTTACGGACAGAGTGGGAGAAACCGCCATCGTTCTTGCCAATCCCACCGACGCGCCGGTTCACGAGATCGTCGGCATTCGCGACGGCCGAATCATGAACGGCACCCGGCTCACCGACCGCCTTTCGTCCGCGCAGACATTGACCTTTGCCGGCATGGTCGAGGTAACACTTCCGCCCAAGTCAATCCGCGTCTTCACCCCCGTGACTACCGCTCGCGGCGGGTACACGCCATATAAGCGGATAGAGTAG
- a CDS encoding DUF5060 domain-containing protein, producing MLSTFAFALILAHRRDAPIHTPYAKSERLGISGASLSAPKVPRLGLEEIQVDAHGTFENPFDPEDVALDAHVIPPSGQAYDLPGFFYQPFGRELSAGKEVLSPSGSPKWLVRIAPKEVGEHRVELTFRDRTGVSKRTGIHFMATEGTQHGMIRVSPRDRRYFEYDDGSAYYPVGSNVCWGGDPGTFNYDQWFSDYGKQKANYARLWLSPFWTTFALDVPGKPEEGKGMGQFDLGNAWRLDYVLDLARQNGLNLQLCIESYNILRNTDAYPWWPKTPHNRENGGPLRIWSDFWTDPEMDRLFKTKLRYLVARYSAFSNVFSWEMWNEVDIVQDFNVDLVRDWHRRMGAELHRIDPYAHPVTTSVGNTMGIRDLELIPELDYFQTHHYGSPDLAGTVLLQQSRKAWGRPHLIGEVGADASGSREKDDPTGIQIHDPMWASVACGVSGAASPWWWDNLTAPNGLYPIFGAVARFVDGIDWPGEAFQLNDITFAYQSEPTKRQYKDLIFEGGPIDWGKSRANQPKTLTVSPSGVQGPLPLAGIQHGVVNHPDLHNPVRFKVNLPRPTRFEVIVGDVSGFGGATLKVELDGERIMTRDFADTDTSTETLTKYSGRYGFTVPAGAHTIRVENVGKDWFMASYRFVALTPRSKPPIDGWCIVGNDTVLAWFRPEGRTWQRLAVMKEKLPPVPPTMIGLAGLASGTWTVEYWDTWKGIVLSTRTVTVPRTGKVRVPLPGFDGDLAVKMRKGRR from the coding sequence ATGTTGTCCACCTTCGCCTTCGCCCTCATCCTCGCCCACCGGCGAGACGCGCCGATTCATACGCCATATGCGAAGTCCGAACGACTCGGCATTTCCGGAGCGAGTCTGTCCGCACCCAAAGTTCCGCGATTGGGACTAGAGGAGATCCAGGTCGATGCCCATGGAACGTTCGAAAACCCGTTCGATCCCGAAGACGTCGCGCTCGATGCGCACGTAATCCCGCCGAGCGGCCAAGCGTACGATCTACCGGGATTCTTCTACCAACCGTTCGGGCGCGAGCTAAGCGCCGGGAAGGAGGTGCTCTCCCCATCCGGAAGCCCAAAGTGGCTCGTACGGATCGCACCCAAAGAGGTCGGTGAGCACCGGGTCGAGCTGACCTTCCGCGACCGAACCGGCGTTTCCAAGCGAACGGGAATCCATTTCATGGCGACCGAGGGGACGCAGCACGGGATGATCCGCGTCAGCCCCCGTGATCGGCGGTACTTCGAGTACGACGACGGCTCCGCCTACTATCCGGTCGGCTCCAACGTATGTTGGGGCGGCGACCCCGGCACGTTCAACTACGACCAATGGTTTTCCGACTACGGGAAGCAAAAGGCGAACTACGCCCGGCTTTGGCTTTCCCCTTTCTGGACTACTTTCGCCCTAGACGTTCCGGGCAAGCCGGAAGAAGGGAAAGGAATGGGGCAGTTCGACCTGGGAAATGCCTGGCGGCTCGATTACGTGCTCGACCTCGCCCGTCAGAACGGTCTGAATCTGCAGCTCTGCATCGAGTCGTACAACATCTTGCGCAACACCGATGCCTACCCGTGGTGGCCCAAAACGCCGCATAACCGGGAGAACGGCGGGCCGTTGCGCATCTGGAGCGACTTCTGGACCGATCCGGAGATGGACCGGCTGTTCAAGACGAAGCTTCGATATCTGGTCGCTCGGTACTCCGCCTTCTCCAACGTGTTTTCCTGGGAGATGTGGAACGAGGTCGACATCGTTCAGGATTTCAACGTCGACCTTGTCCGCGATTGGCACCGGCGAATGGGAGCGGAGCTCCATCGGATCGACCCGTATGCCCACCCGGTCACCACGAGCGTCGGCAATACGATGGGGATTCGCGATCTGGAGCTGATACCTGAGCTCGACTATTTCCAGACCCACCATTACGGCAGCCCGGACCTGGCCGGAACGGTTCTGCTTCAGCAGTCGCGCAAGGCATGGGGCCGCCCGCACCTTATCGGCGAAGTCGGAGCGGATGCCTCGGGCTCGAGAGAGAAGGACGATCCGACCGGAATCCAGATTCACGATCCGATGTGGGCGAGCGTCGCATGCGGCGTCTCCGGGGCTGCCTCCCCATGGTGGTGGGACAACCTCACCGCGCCCAACGGTCTTTATCCAATTTTTGGGGCGGTGGCCCGCTTCGTCGACGGGATCGACTGGCCGGGCGAAGCGTTCCAGTTGAACGACATCACATTCGCTTACCAGTCGGAGCCTACGAAGCGGCAATACAAGGATCTCATCTTCGAGGGTGGGCCGATCGACTGGGGCAAATCGCGCGCGAACCAACCGAAGACGTTGACGGTTTCGCCATCCGGCGTCCAAGGGCCGCTTCCGTTGGCGGGGATCCAGCACGGAGTGGTTAACCACCCGGACCTGCACAACCCGGTGCGTTTTAAGGTGAACCTACCGCGGCCGACCCGGTTCGAAGTGATCGTGGGGGATGTTTCCGGTTTTGGGGGAGCCACGTTGAAGGTCGAGCTGGACGGGGAGCGGATCATGACCCGCGACTTTGCCGATACCGACACCAGCACCGAAACATTGACGAAGTATTCCGGCCGCTACGGTTTCACCGTCCCCGCCGGCGCTCATACGATCCGGGTCGAGAACGTCGGCAAGGATTGGTTCATGGCCTCCTACCGGTTCGTGGCGTTGACCCCTCGTTCCAAGCCTCCGATCGACGGTTGGTGTATCGTCGGAAACGATACGGTGCTTGCCTGGTTCCGCCCAGAGGGACGCACTTGGCAGCGGCTCGCCGTGATGAAAGAAAAGCTCCCGCCGGTCCCCCCGACGATGATCGGCCTCGCCGGACTGGCATCGGGTACTTGGACCGTCGAGTACTGGGACACCTGGAAAGGAATCGTCCTCAGCACCCGCACGGTCACCGTCCCCCGAACCGGCAAAGTCCGAGTCCCCCTCCCAGGGTTCGACGGAGATTTGGCGGTGAAGATGAGGAAAGGTAGGCGTTAG
- a CDS encoding DUF5916 domain-containing protein has product MLVLGASSRAQIAPPHIKASKLTKPPKIDGKVDPEEWKEATHVLRFVDPYTGNPTSDATEGWVGYDGDAIYVAFICHDSQPGGLIGREIQPGSEMQDEDTVTFRINPFGTRGYEGRSRFRVNLLNTQSEEISGGRAAKREWRGDWKSATQRLPDGWSVEMSIPWKMLNYPKGKALNMDLNLERFQARTRIGSKWANTTVADRPEYAGFWEGVEAPTKDDRKKIQFLAYTAPEYDHGRSTLRSGLDVRYSLTPTLTSLVSLNPDFRNIENQIAGVDFTRTERFLDEARPFFNEGSDFFDLTGEFTFGRMFYSQRIPTFDYGAKAYGRITPTLSAGVLTTVDTGHTTASVARIAKTFGPKADASIFATRFDQVGRTNNAYGATAFARRGTFSADFQGATEADERGPTDSAYSYAANYEVPKWFSTFKFEHVDKNFDPPLAYVPWQDRHGWYQYTDYSTEYRTGPIRGFNANVYTAHYHTNAGALQQEGMEWFAGATTRKDIRISASRVDTQFADGRDSVTGLGLNFNQSNRFKRFGGYFETGERGSKPSTFFSLHGSVRVLKRLDLGAEFSALRFDGTDQLAIVTIGSELSPTRSITGRFVQRNGKQNAYLAFRNGGLNGTELYFILGDPNSDTFQRRVSVKVVWAF; this is encoded by the coding sequence ATGCTCGTTCTAGGCGCATCTTCGCGCGCTCAGATCGCGCCCCCACATATCAAGGCCTCGAAGCTGACCAAACCTCCCAAGATCGATGGGAAGGTCGATCCCGAAGAATGGAAGGAAGCGACGCACGTCCTCCGGTTTGTCGATCCCTACACGGGTAATCCGACGAGCGATGCGACCGAAGGCTGGGTCGGCTACGACGGCGACGCGATTTACGTCGCATTCATCTGTCACGACTCCCAGCCGGGCGGACTCATCGGGCGCGAGATCCAACCGGGCTCGGAGATGCAAGACGAGGACACCGTCACTTTCCGCATCAACCCATTCGGTACCCGAGGTTACGAGGGGCGGTCTCGATTCCGGGTGAACCTGCTCAACACGCAGAGCGAGGAAATCTCCGGCGGCCGTGCGGCCAAACGGGAATGGCGAGGCGATTGGAAATCCGCGACCCAACGGCTCCCCGATGGGTGGAGCGTCGAGATGAGCATTCCGTGGAAGATGCTCAACTACCCGAAGGGGAAAGCGCTCAACATGGACCTTAACCTCGAGCGGTTCCAAGCGCGAACGAGGATCGGCTCGAAGTGGGCGAACACCACGGTTGCGGACCGTCCGGAATACGCGGGGTTCTGGGAAGGGGTCGAAGCTCCGACGAAGGACGACCGGAAAAAAATCCAGTTTCTGGCCTACACGGCGCCGGAATACGACCACGGGCGTTCGACCCTGCGCTCGGGCCTCGACGTCCGGTACTCGCTTACCCCGACACTTACATCACTCGTAAGTCTGAATCCGGATTTCCGGAACATCGAAAACCAAATCGCCGGCGTGGATTTCACACGGACCGAGCGATTCTTGGACGAGGCGCGTCCGTTCTTCAACGAAGGGAGCGACTTCTTCGACCTTACCGGCGAGTTCACGTTCGGCCGGATGTTCTATTCCCAACGGATTCCGACCTTCGACTACGGCGCCAAAGCGTATGGCCGCATCACTCCCACCCTCTCCGCGGGGGTTTTGACGACCGTCGATACTGGCCACACGACCGCCTCCGTCGCTCGAATCGCGAAGACCTTCGGCCCAAAGGCGGACGCTTCGATTTTTGCCACTCGCTTCGACCAAGTGGGACGGACGAACAACGCCTATGGCGCGACCGCCTTTGCCCGGCGCGGAACTTTTTCGGCCGACTTTCAAGGCGCCACTGAGGCCGACGAACGCGGACCAACCGACTCGGCCTACAGTTATGCCGCGAACTACGAGGTTCCCAAGTGGTTCTCGACTTTCAAGTTCGAGCATGTCGACAAGAACTTCGATCCGCCTCTCGCTTACGTCCCTTGGCAAGACCGCCACGGTTGGTACCAGTACACCGATTACTCGACCGAATACCGAACCGGACCGATCCGGGGATTCAACGCGAACGTCTACACCGCCCACTACCACACCAACGCGGGCGCGCTCCAACAGGAGGGGATGGAGTGGTTCGCCGGCGCAACGACCCGAAAGGACATTCGGATTTCCGCGAGCCGGGTCGATACCCAGTTTGCCGACGGCCGCGACTCGGTCACCGGCCTCGGCCTAAATTTCAACCAAAGCAACCGGTTCAAGCGGTTCGGCGGCTATTTCGAAACCGGCGAACGCGGTTCCAAGCCGAGCACCTTCTTCTCCTTGCACGGCTCGGTTCGAGTGCTGAAACGGCTTGACCTGGGGGCGGAGTTCTCGGCCCTCCGATTCGACGGCACCGACCAGCTCGCCATCGTCACCATCGGCAGCGAGCTCAGCCCAACCCGCTCGATTACCGGCCGCTTCGTCCAGCGAAACGGCAAACAAAACGCCTACCTCGCCTTCCGCAACGGCGGCCTAAATGGCACCGAGCTCTACTTCATCCTCGGCGACCCGAACTCCGACACGTTTCAGCGGAGGGTGAGCGTGAAGGTGGTTTGGGCGTTTTGA